A genomic window from Polaribacter gangjinensis includes:
- a CDS encoding LptF/LptG family permease, whose translation MKIIDRYILKNFLVTFLFTLLILIPIAIAIDIAEKVDNFLQHPNLGLSEIVNDYYINFTIYYTNTFMPLALFLAVILFTTKLSNNTEIIAINNAKVSFVRFLYPYFVGATLVTFLSLLMNHFVVPNSSKTRKKFEQEYLASNTQQQEFKFVNDFSLQLTDSTYIFIKSFNTDNNSGYDFTTEVYDGLQLKSKLVADYITFNPKDSVFSLTNWRLRKLYDKRDFISSGNKIDTLFNFTPKDLIYKSALSQEMPSPELINFIDVSQKRGVKNLNAYLVELHKRTSLPIASYILTLIAVCLAFRKRRGGTGVNLAIGVGLMFVYVFLLKISEVLGAVAGVNSLLYVWMPNMMFAIVASYLFYHARK comes from the coding sequence TTGAAAATTATAGATAGGTACATATTAAAGAATTTTTTGGTAACTTTTTTGTTTACCTTATTGATATTGATTCCTATTGCGATTGCCATTGATATTGCAGAAAAAGTAGATAATTTTTTGCAACATCCTAACTTGGGTTTATCAGAAATTGTGAATGATTATTACATCAATTTTACGATTTACTATACCAACACATTCATGCCATTGGCACTCTTTTTGGCAGTAATTCTATTCACAACAAAACTCTCTAATAACACAGAAATCATAGCAATTAATAATGCAAAAGTTTCGTTTGTTCGTTTTTTATATCCTTATTTCGTTGGCGCAACTTTGGTCACATTTTTATCACTTTTGATGAATCATTTTGTGGTACCCAATAGTAGTAAAACACGGAAAAAATTCGAACAAGAATACCTTGCTAGTAATACTCAACAACAAGAATTTAAATTTGTAAATGATTTTAGTTTACAACTTACAGATAGTACCTATATTTTTATCAAAAGTTTTAATACAGATAATAATTCTGGGTATGATTTCACCACAGAAGTGTATGATGGATTACAATTGAAATCGAAATTGGTAGCTGATTATATCACATTCAATCCAAAAGATTCTGTTTTTTCATTGACAAATTGGCGATTGAGAAAATTATACGACAAAAGAGATTTCATTTCTTCAGGAAATAAAATAGACACACTTTTTAATTTTACACCTAAAGATTTGATATACAAATCGGCATTATCTCAAGAAATGCCATCTCCTGAATTGATCAATTTTATTGATGTTTCTCAAAAAAGAGGTGTTAAAAACCTCAATGCCTATTTGGTTGAATTGCATAAAAGAACAAGCCTGCCCATTGCTTCTTATATTTTAACTTTGATAGCTGTTTGTTTGGCTTTCAGAAAAAGAAGAGGAGGTACAGGTGTTAATTTGGCAATTGGTGTTGGTTTGATGTTTGTGTATGTTTTTTTACTGAAAATATCCGAAGTTTTAGGAGCAGTTGCAGGCGTAAACTCGCTTTTATACGTTTGGATGCCAAATATGATGTTTGCAATTGTGGCATCTTATCTTTTTTATCATGCTAGAAAATAA
- a CDS encoding IS3 family transposase, translating into MKQDFPKLGIAVLCRLFGKTRHAYYDCLWRKESSLVKEDIILQEVLNIRKHLPRLGTRKLHYVLQNKLTSHQITFGRDYLFDLLSEHKLLIRQRKRKAITTDSRHWMRKYSNLIKEVDITRPEQVWVSDITYIRLPNQWGYLSLITDANSRKIMGYSFRQDLAAEGCINALKMALNNRLYKESIIHHSDRGSQYCSHNYVDLLLKNNIGISMTENGDPYENALAERVNGIIKTEFNLYASSLGFEQTGSQVNKSIKSYNELRPHASCDYLTPNQAHLQSEKLNKRWKKYYKNFNHEKTDV; encoded by the coding sequence ATGAAACAAGACTTTCCTAAGTTAGGAATAGCTGTTTTATGTCGATTGTTTGGCAAAACAAGGCATGCCTATTACGATTGTTTATGGCGAAAAGAAAGTAGTTTAGTCAAAGAAGATATCATCCTTCAGGAAGTACTTAACATAAGGAAACACTTACCAAGGCTAGGAACGAGAAAATTACATTATGTATTGCAAAACAAGTTGACGTCACATCAAATAACCTTTGGTCGAGATTATTTATTTGATTTATTGTCAGAACATAAATTGCTAATTCGTCAAAGAAAAAGAAAAGCGATAACAACCGATTCTAGACATTGGATGAGAAAGTATAGTAATCTAATAAAAGAGGTTGATATAACAAGACCAGAGCAAGTTTGGGTTAGTGATATTACTTATATTCGATTACCCAACCAATGGGGCTATCTAAGTTTAATAACGGATGCTAATTCTAGAAAAATAATGGGATATAGTTTTCGTCAGGACTTAGCAGCAGAGGGATGTATAAATGCATTAAAAATGGCTCTGAATAATAGACTGTATAAGGAATCAATCATTCATCATTCTGATAGAGGTTCACAGTATTGTTCACACAATTATGTTGATTTATTACTAAAAAACAACATTGGTATTAGCATGACCGAAAATGGAGATCCCTATGAAAATGCATTGGCAGAAAGAGTAAATGGGATCATTAAAACAGAGTTTAATCTTTACGCTAGTTCCTTAGGTTTTGAACAAACAGGGTCTCAAGTTAACAAAAGTATAAAGTCTTATAATGAATTAAGACCTCATGCAAGTTGTGATTATTTAACTCCGAATCAAGCACATTTGCAATCAGAGAAATTAAACAAACGATGGAAAAAATATTATAAAAATTTTAATCATGAAAAAACAGATGTATAG
- a CDS encoding DMT family transporter: MLENKLKNYLLLHLIVFIWGFTAILGALISLEAIPLVFFRMGLAVFFIFLFFLYKKKSFLLDKEGIVKFLLTGIIIATHWIFFFKAIKVSNVSVALVTMSTGAFFTSLIEPVFFRRRIKFLEIVLGLLVIAGLYIIFNFESQYQLGIMYALLSSFLGSLFAVFNGLFVKKYDANSISLYQLFFGTVFVAIYLFFSNGFSSTFFIIPTMDWVFLAILSSVCTAYAFIASVKVMKYLSPYTVMLTINLEPIYAIILALIIFGEKEKMNPAFYFGALIVFGVVLANGIIKNQATIKQKFKEHTQLKK, from the coding sequence ATGCTAGAAAATAAACTGAAGAATTATCTTCTATTACACCTCATCGTTTTTATTTGGGGATTTACAGCAATTTTAGGTGCCTTGATTTCTTTAGAAGCAATTCCACTAGTCTTTTTTAGAATGGGATTAGCAGTTTTCTTTATCTTCTTGTTTTTTTTATATAAAAAAAAGTCATTTTTACTGGACAAAGAAGGAATTGTAAAATTTTTATTAACTGGAATAATCATTGCAACTCATTGGATTTTCTTTTTCAAAGCAATCAAAGTATCTAATGTTTCTGTGGCTTTAGTTACCATGAGCACAGGCGCTTTTTTTACATCGTTAATTGAACCTGTTTTTTTTAGAAGGAGGATAAAATTCCTTGAAATTGTTTTGGGATTATTAGTAATTGCAGGATTGTATATCATATTTAATTTTGAAAGCCAGTATCAATTAGGAATTATGTATGCATTGCTTTCTTCCTTTTTAGGATCACTTTTTGCAGTTTTCAACGGACTTTTCGTTAAAAAATATGATGCTAATAGTATTTCGTTATATCAACTTTTTTTTGGGACAGTTTTCGTAGCAATCTATTTATTTTTTTCAAACGGATTTTCATCAACTTTCTTTATAATTCCTACTATGGATTGGGTTTTCCTAGCGATTTTAAGCAGTGTTTGCACAGCTTATGCATTTATTGCTTCTGTAAAAGTCATGAAATATCTATCTCCTTACACAGTAATGTTGACTATTAATTTAGAACCAATTTATGCAATTATCCTAGCTTTAATAATTTTTGGAGAGAAAGAAAAAATGAATCCAGCATTTTATTTTGGAGCTTTAATTGTTTTCGGAGTCGTTTTAGCAAATGGCATTATTAAAAACCAGGCAACAATCAAACAAAAGTTTAAAGAACATACACAGCTAAAAAAGTAA
- a CDS encoding alpha-ketoglutarate-dependent dioxygenase AlkB family protein: MDLFTTEKVINILPFDGITNNHGVFLTKIEADFYYKNFFETIPWEHDQAIIFGKIITTKRKVAWFGDEEFDYTYSKITKKANIWTNELLALKQIVEKESEETYNSCLLNLYHSGEEGMAYHSDGEKMLKKNGAIASVSLGATRKFSFKHKENNHRVDVILEHGSLLVMKGETQTHWLHRLPPSKKVISPRINLTFRTIQR, from the coding sequence ATGGATTTATTTACTACTGAAAAAGTCATCAATATTTTACCTTTTGACGGTATTACCAATAATCACGGTGTTTTTTTAACAAAAATTGAAGCCGATTTTTATTATAAGAATTTCTTTGAAACCATTCCTTGGGAACATGATCAAGCCATTATTTTTGGTAAAATCATCACTACAAAACGAAAAGTAGCTTGGTTTGGTGACGAAGAATTTGATTATACTTATTCCAAAATAACCAAAAAGGCTAATATTTGGACGAATGAATTACTAGCATTAAAACAAATTGTTGAAAAAGAGTCTGAGGAAACCTATAACTCTTGCTTGCTAAATTTATATCATTCAGGGGAAGAAGGCATGGCATATCATTCAGATGGAGAAAAAATGTTGAAAAAAAATGGCGCAATTGCCTCAGTTTCTTTGGGGGCTACTCGCAAATTTTCGTTCAAACATAAAGAAAACAATCACAGAGTTGATGTAATTTTAGAACACGGAAGTTTGTTGGTGATGAAGGGAGAAACACAAACACATTGGTTGCACAGATTGCCTCCTTCAAAAAAAGTGATTTCTCCTAGAATTAATTTAACATTTAGAACCATTCAACGTTAA
- a CDS encoding T9SS type A sorting domain-containing protein, with translation MIKKLLTILFVITNLAISSQNFTVNIENLKEGDSVTVIAIQSSDKFYKKWVKSSDTPNAATFNLSTGDWAIKIDATGYTYPSQKVVTIPNDVSATFALTEMMGGNYTYNWVDDDSAAGHATQSYIAEPTEIIVLNDTISVPTDFSSIKLRTEYGVILSDDKEKWTNEDAYRLYKMFSNLPYHKFGEGSTLDYITGTNIRGVFYLSKDEIYEDISIEKKEGIPHATVSQSAFTYAEPQIVKIDGIRGKFFSKRLYHAVVNFITDFANNEEVLNWLARERFGIQFLKPSDFSGAFQEENGTFMGDDKSNFQEFYKTEKLEILAMFEELPEGFHKQEGLQYLARRIDGQDHPDPAYREAAAIAWTGLKTIEFMSKAFISGNLSDVRRLILHEKAHFLWEYTFDDKTKDDWAEIGGWFQDPTSASGWSTYNTTEFVSAYAHSKNPNEDMAESIAIYLTNPDRLINVSQKKYEFIRDRIMHGTRYISLIREDLTFTVYNLYPDYTFPGKIVELDLVVEGGSEEDKKVTMKIRLNSNDPAIDGAKQGYVRFSSSIGTVFDIGLHAQNGDLDSVLVGSSTLSKFAKSGYWSLASLRTWDKVGNQRFENTSTVGAKLFIENPLEDIVPPKFLEFKMSVIDSTFNSNKEIDPSGELGQAIKLEDKWEEPLLVSGNGATYRIDFPNPDQAETYFKESRTVMKEPEALIKQGTGFFFIEDYYPSGYYSVTNAYTGDQAGNLSWVNFSNDPANNGWANGINSFSALKDSVYVSTKYPDIRKPEIDLNNIKVIAEPTNPQAPNGETRVDINFNARDLSDFPGHEAGVYLVDLTLRDPQGKKFGYQTGNSTMNHPDLNPGDTEPVLDSLWRNYRFDLTLPVGSAPGLWGISDIVIRDKVGNTKSYNFEEYIRFDIIASDIVLEVPLEVEIIDKVINAGNVDSVKAKMSCKPCMNLNYVATIYSRFGGGSVVRSEGVLSADEVIVENLNTTGILDGEVNLTVQLTDAEDRLVATKTTAYTKDVIYPKAYYSRTNLENNGSSSLDDFVIDVVVESVDVGGSYQLNINNNNSPKSNSQVNELQLEGVLLAESNTIENIALETLENGVYKFELIVTDPNGNVGEPELLYYKKEGNLITLLGSVLSTDDFSSIGFKSYPNPFKDYIIINSSKTFLLEVFDISGRSIMKYQIIEGINTIDVNKLSKGSYIFTYTNLNYSKNQLLIKN, from the coding sequence ATGATAAAAAAATTACTTACCATTTTATTTGTTATCACTAACCTTGCAATTTCTTCACAAAACTTTACAGTAAATATTGAGAACTTGAAAGAAGGTGATTCTGTAACAGTAATTGCAATACAAAGTTCAGATAAGTTTTACAAAAAATGGGTAAAAAGTTCAGATACCCCAAATGCAGCTACTTTTAATTTATCTACAGGCGATTGGGCTATTAAAATAGATGCGACTGGTTACACCTACCCTTCGCAAAAAGTAGTTACTATTCCTAATGATGTATCGGCAACGTTTGCTTTAACAGAAATGATGGGTGGTAACTATACATATAATTGGGTAGATGATGATTCTGCTGCAGGCCATGCAACACAATCTTACATTGCAGAACCTACGGAGATTATAGTTTTAAATGATACGATATCTGTACCAACAGATTTTTCTTCTATAAAATTAAGGACTGAATATGGTGTCATATTGTCTGATGATAAGGAAAAGTGGACGAATGAGGATGCATATAGGTTATACAAAATGTTTTCAAATTTACCTTATCATAAATTTGGAGAGGGAAGCACTTTAGATTATATTACAGGCACAAATATTAGAGGTGTATTTTATTTATCTAAAGATGAAATTTACGAAGATATTTCTATTGAAAAAAAAGAGGGAATTCCGCATGCAACCGTTAGTCAAAGTGCATTTACCTATGCAGAGCCACAAATTGTTAAAATAGATGGTATACGAGGTAAGTTTTTTTCTAAAAGATTGTACCATGCTGTGGTAAACTTTATTACCGATTTTGCGAATAATGAGGAAGTTTTAAATTGGTTGGCTAGAGAGCGTTTTGGAATACAATTTTTAAAACCATCTGATTTTAGCGGAGCTTTTCAAGAAGAAAATGGAACCTTTATGGGAGATGATAAATCCAACTTTCAAGAATTTTATAAGACCGAAAAGTTAGAGATTTTAGCCATGTTCGAAGAATTACCAGAAGGTTTTCACAAACAAGAAGGACTGCAATACCTTGCAAGAAGAATCGATGGTCAAGACCATCCAGACCCAGCGTATAGAGAAGCTGCTGCTATTGCTTGGACAGGCTTAAAAACCATAGAATTTATGAGCAAAGCCTTTATCAGTGGTAATTTAAGTGATGTAAGACGTTTGATACTTCATGAAAAAGCACACTTTTTATGGGAATACACTTTTGATGATAAAACAAAAGATGATTGGGCTGAGATTGGAGGATGGTTTCAAGACCCTACTTCTGCCTCTGGTTGGTCTACTTATAATACCACCGAGTTTGTTTCTGCTTACGCGCACTCAAAAAACCCAAATGAAGATATGGCCGAATCTATTGCCATTTATTTGACCAACCCTGATAGACTTATTAATGTTTCTCAGAAAAAATATGAATTCATAAGAGATCGTATCATGCATGGTACACGCTACATATCTCTTATTAGAGAAGATTTAACCTTTACCGTATACAATTTATACCCAGATTATACTTTTCCAGGAAAAATTGTAGAACTTGATTTAGTAGTTGAAGGAGGATCAGAGGAAGATAAAAAAGTGACTATGAAAATTCGGTTAAATTCTAATGACCCTGCCATAGATGGAGCAAAACAAGGTTATGTTCGCTTTTCATCTTCCATAGGAACTGTTTTTGATATTGGCTTACATGCTCAAAACGGAGATTTAGACTCAGTTTTAGTTGGTTCTTCAACGTTGAGTAAATTTGCTAAATCTGGTTATTGGAGTTTAGCTAGTTTAAGAACTTGGGATAAAGTGGGCAATCAAAGGTTTGAAAACACCTCAACAGTTGGAGCAAAATTATTTATAGAAAACCCTTTAGAAGATATAGTACCTCCAAAATTTTTAGAATTTAAAATGTCAGTTATAGATAGTACTTTTAATTCTAATAAAGAAATAGACCCTAGTGGAGAACTTGGGCAAGCTATAAAATTAGAAGATAAATGGGAAGAGCCTCTCTTGGTTAGTGGCAATGGAGCAACTTACAGAATAGACTTTCCTAACCCAGATCAAGCCGAAACTTATTTCAAAGAATCGAGAACTGTAATGAAAGAACCAGAAGCATTAATTAAACAAGGAACTGGGTTCTTCTTTATAGAAGATTATTATCCTTCTGGTTATTATAGTGTAACAAACGCTTATACAGGAGATCAAGCAGGCAATCTTAGTTGGGTAAATTTTTCAAATGACCCTGCTAATAATGGCTGGGCTAATGGGATTAATAGCTTTTCTGCTTTAAAAGACAGTGTTTATGTATCAACCAAATATCCAGATATTAGAAAACCAGAAATAGACCTAAACAATATTAAAGTAATTGCTGAGCCTACCAACCCACAAGCACCCAATGGAGAAACAAGAGTAGATATTAATTTTAATGCAAGAGATTTGTCTGATTTTCCAGGGCATGAGGCAGGGGTTTATCTAGTTGATCTCACTTTAAGAGATCCTCAAGGCAAGAAATTTGGTTATCAAACGGGCAATTCAACCATGAATCATCCTGATCTTAACCCAGGAGATACAGAACCCGTTTTAGATTCGCTATGGCGAAATTATCGGTTTGACTTAACATTACCAGTAGGCTCTGCACCAGGCTTATGGGGGATTTCTGATATTGTTATCCGTGATAAAGTAGGAAATACAAAAAGTTATAATTTTGAAGAATATATACGATTTGACATTATTGCTTCTGACATTGTTTTAGAGGTTCCTTTAGAGGTAGAAATTATCGATAAGGTGATTAATGCTGGAAATGTGGACTCCGTAAAAGCAAAAATGTCCTGCAAGCCTTGTATGAATCTAAATTATGTTGCAACTATTTATTCTCGTTTTGGAGGAGGATCAGTAGTGAGAAGTGAAGGAGTATTAAGTGCAGATGAGGTTATAGTAGAAAACTTAAATACTACTGGTATTTTAGATGGAGAAGTTAATTTAACTGTACAACTTACAGATGCTGAAGATAGATTAGTAGCTACAAAAACGACAGCATACACAAAAGATGTAATTTACCCAAAAGCCTATTATTCTAGAACAAATTTAGAAAATAATGGCAGTAGCTCTTTAGACGATTTTGTTATTGATGTAGTTGTGGAGTCTGTAGATGTTGGAGGAAGTTATCAATTAAATATAAATAACAATAATTCCCCTAAATCCAATTCTCAAGTCAATGAATTACAATTAGAGGGAGTTCTACTTGCTGAATCAAACACAATAGAAAATATAGCGTTAGAAACTTTAGAGAATGGTGTTTATAAGTTTGAATTGATAGTTACTGATCCAAATGGTAACGTAGGTGAACCCGAACTACTTTATTACAAAAAAGAAGGGAATTTAATTACTCTTTTAGGATCGGTTTTAAGTACAGATGATTTCAGTAGTATTGGTTTTAAAAGCTATCCAAACCCATTTAAAGATTATATTATTATTAATAGCTCTAAAACATTTCTACTTGAAGTATTTGATATTTCAGGAAGGTCTATTATGAAATATCAAATTATAGAAGGTATAAATACAATTGATGTGAATAAGTTATCTAAAGGTTCTTATATTTTTACATATACCAATTTAAACTACTCAAAAAATCAATTACTTATCAAAAACTAA
- the tgt gene encoding tRNA guanosine(34) transglycosylase Tgt, with the protein MKFDLKLTDPKSKARAGVITTDHGEIQTPIFMPVGTVGTVKGVHQTELKNEINPDIILGNTYHLFLRPKTSILEQAGGLHKFMNWDRNILTDSGGYQVYSLSSNRKINEEGVKFKSHIDGSTHVFTPENVMEIQREIGADIIMAFDECTPYPCDYNYAKRSMHMTHRWLDRCINHLEKLPFKYGYEQTFFPIVQGSTYKDLRKQSADYIANAGAQGNAIGGLSVGEPAEEMYAMTEIVTAILPEDKPRYLMGVGTPINILENIALGIDMFDCVMPTRNARNGMLFTAHGTINIKNKKWENDFSPIDEMAITYVDTLYTKAYLRHLFAANEMLGKQIATIHNLGFYLWLTRQAREHILAGDFREWKDKMVIQMDKRL; encoded by the coding sequence ATGAAATTCGATTTAAAACTCACAGACCCAAAAAGTAAAGCCAGAGCAGGAGTTATCACTACTGATCATGGCGAAATTCAAACACCTATTTTTATGCCAGTTGGAACAGTTGGTACTGTAAAAGGTGTGCATCAAACTGAATTGAAAAACGAGATCAATCCTGATATTATTTTAGGAAATACCTATCATCTTTTTTTACGTCCTAAAACATCCATCTTAGAACAAGCTGGAGGTTTGCATAAATTTATGAATTGGGATCGAAATATCTTGACAGATTCTGGCGGTTATCAAGTGTATTCTTTGTCAAGCAATCGTAAAATTAATGAAGAAGGCGTAAAGTTTAAAAGTCATATTGATGGCTCAACACACGTTTTTACTCCCGAAAATGTGATGGAAATTCAGCGTGAAATTGGTGCAGATATCATCATGGCTTTTGATGAATGCACTCCTTATCCTTGTGATTACAATTACGCAAAACGTTCTATGCATATGACTCACAGGTGGTTGGATAGATGTATCAATCATTTAGAAAAATTGCCATTCAAATATGGTTATGAACAAACGTTTTTTCCTATTGTTCAAGGAAGTACCTATAAGGATTTGCGCAAACAATCTGCAGATTATATCGCCAATGCTGGTGCTCAAGGAAATGCAATTGGCGGACTTTCAGTAGGTGAACCTGCTGAAGAAATGTATGCAATGACCGAAATTGTAACCGCAATTTTACCAGAAGATAAACCTCGATATTTGATGGGAGTTGGCACACCTATCAATATTTTAGAAAATATTGCACTCGGAATTGATATGTTTGATTGTGTAATGCCTACAAGAAATGCCAGAAATGGAATGCTTTTTACGGCACATGGAACCATAAATATCAAAAATAAAAAGTGGGAAAATGATTTTTCGCCAATTGATGAAATGGCAATAACTTATGTAGATACTTTATACACAAAAGCCTATCTTCGTCACTTATTTGCTGCAAATGAAATGTTAGGAAAGCAAATTGCAACCATCCATAATTTAGGATTTTATTTGTGGTTGACAAGACAAGCTAGAGAACATATTTTAGCGGGCGATTTTAGAGAATGGAAAGACAAAATGGTCATTCAAATGGATAAACGTTTGTAG
- a CDS encoding DUF3108 domain-containing protein has protein sequence MKYYCFSLFLFLASSNVFFSQNTAVNTNEKLVYTASYTLSGLLTEIAQISLETSPVKTSTATLLKLKFTATTFSKFDNFFKVRDLYESYVNPKTLTPLLYKRDIAEGGFKKMEQYKFNHKDKNIDCVIRKFQKDGEFEDKLTVPNTGNTRDLVATIYNVRNLDFSKLKTGESKSFSFLFDAKEKFMIIKYLGKETISTNLGKKECYKLAVSLKNDNSLKGANDNLLWLSADVVKIPVLAKFKIAIGTGELKIKSATGLLK, from the coding sequence ATGAAATATTATTGTTTTTCACTTTTTCTTTTTCTTGCAAGTTCAAATGTTTTTTTCTCGCAAAATACGGCAGTTAATACAAATGAAAAATTAGTATACACAGCATCCTACACATTATCAGGATTGTTAACCGAAATTGCACAAATTTCTTTGGAAACCAGTCCTGTAAAAACATCAACTGCCACTTTATTGAAATTAAAATTTACTGCTACAACCTTTAGTAAATTTGATAACTTTTTTAAAGTGAGAGATTTATATGAGAGTTATGTAAATCCAAAAACCTTAACTCCTCTGTTATATAAACGTGACATAGCGGAAGGTGGATTTAAAAAAATGGAGCAATACAAGTTCAATCACAAAGATAAAAATATTGATTGTGTAATTCGTAAGTTTCAAAAAGATGGTGAATTTGAAGACAAATTAACTGTTCCGAATACTGGAAATACAAGAGATTTAGTAGCTACTATATACAACGTTAGAAATCTTGATTTTTCTAAATTAAAAACGGGAGAATCTAAAAGTTTTTCTTTTTTATTTGATGCGAAAGAAAAATTTATGATCATAAAATATCTTGGAAAAGAAACGATTAGTACCAATTTAGGAAAAAAAGAATGTTACAAACTGGCAGTGAGTTTAAAAAATGACAATTCGTTAAAAGGAGCGAATGATAATTTGTTATGGCTTTCTGCTGATGTGGTAAAAATTCCTGTTTTGGCAAAATTTAAAATTGCCATTGGAACAGGTGAACTAAAAATTAAATCTGCAACCGGACTTTTAAAATAA
- the rluF gene encoding 23S rRNA pseudouridine(2604) synthase RluF — MTLDSINLNKFISSTGICSRREAEKFILEGRVTINGNPTKLGNRVSKNDVVKLDGRVVNFKPKTLYIAYHKPVGIVSTTDTKEKNNILKEIKHPERLFPIGRLDKPSEGLIFLTNDGDIVNKILRAGNQHEKEYIVTVDKVIDDVFIQKMSNGIPILGTTTKKCKVEKISEKVFKIILVQGLNRQIRRMCEYLNYEVVKLKRTRIMNVELGNLQLGDWRELTENELSEIQKMIATSSKTEEASIEEKPKKSTKPKKKLTSLKDDFNKKSSVFRKSSPKNKKNNSGFSSKSKRRF; from the coding sequence ATGACTCTAGATTCAATTAATCTTAATAAATTTATAAGTTCCACAGGTATTTGCTCACGCAGAGAAGCTGAAAAATTTATTTTAGAAGGAAGAGTTACCATCAATGGAAATCCTACAAAATTAGGCAATAGGGTTTCAAAAAATGATGTGGTAAAATTGGATGGACGTGTTGTCAATTTCAAACCAAAAACACTTTACATTGCTTACCACAAACCAGTTGGAATCGTTTCAACTACGGATACAAAAGAGAAAAATAACATCTTAAAAGAAATCAAACATCCTGAACGTTTGTTTCCTATTGGACGTTTAGATAAACCATCTGAAGGCTTGATTTTTTTGACAAATGATGGCGATATTGTCAACAAAATTTTACGTGCTGGAAATCAACACGAAAAAGAATATATTGTGACTGTTGACAAAGTTATTGATGATGTGTTCATTCAAAAAATGAGCAATGGAATCCCAATTTTAGGAACCACCACCAAAAAATGTAAGGTTGAAAAAATATCAGAAAAAGTCTTTAAAATTATTTTAGTTCAGGGTTTGAACCGTCAAATTCGAAGAATGTGTGAATATTTGAATTACGAAGTTGTAAAGCTAAAACGCACTCGAATTATGAATGTTGAGTTGGGCAATTTACAATTGGGTGATTGGCGAGAACTCACTGAAAATGAGCTTTCTGAAATTCAAAAAATGATAGCAACCTCATCAAAAACAGAGGAAGCTTCAATAGAAGAAAAACCAAAAAAAAGTACCAAACCTAAAAAGAAACTCACTTCTTTGAAAGATGATTTCAATAAGAAAAGCAGTGTTTTTAGAAAATCTTCTCCAAAAAACAAAAAGAATAATTCTGGCTTTTCATCAAAATCAAAGCGAAGATTTTAA